Proteins found in one Mycoplasma ovis str. Michigan genomic segment:
- a CDS encoding restriction endonuclease subunit S, with product MEQTKRLPIGLYKEGCLWVVSSRYRVFEVTNPNLLSEYLKLIFKKELTELWLLYMCFGGIRGELSWKDFVKFPISVTPLEAQKKVVNKYETLERVIQLRKKINKNLERWIQCLFHIIFDNLEEFTNEAFGSLFQISKGGRPPRSSKYLEELYFCQEGGIPFLQVKDISKSKCKFLTFTSEQLTEEDFNKCRGIFLGGGTSFFVITELKKQLKI from the coding sequence ATGGAGCAAACCAAAAGATTACCAATTGGTTTGTATAAAGAAGGGTGCTTATGAGTAGTATCTTCTCGCTACCGAGTTTTTGAAGTTACCAATCCAAATCTTTTAAGTGAATATTTAAAGCTTATTTTTAAAAAAGAGTTAACAGAACTGTGACTGCTTTACATGTGTTTTGGAGGAATTCGGGGAGAACTGTCTTGAAAAGATTTCGTCAAATTTCCTATTTCAGTAACTCCTTTGGAGGCACAAAAGAAAGTTGTGAATAAATATGAAACTCTAGAAAGAGTTATTCAACTAAGGAAAAAAATTAACAAGAATCTTGAGAGATGAATTCAGTGTTTATTTCATATAATATTTGACAACCTAGAAGAATTTACTAATGAAGCTTTTGGAAGTTTGTTTCAAATTTCGAAAGGAGGCAGACCACCAAGATCTAGTAAATATTTAGAAGAACTTTACTTTTGTCAAGAAGGGGGAATACCCTTTTTGCAGGTAAAAGACATTTCTAAGTCTAAATGTAAGTTTTTAACTTTTACTTCGGAACAATTGACTGAGGAGGATTTTAACAAATGCAGAGGAATTTTTCTTGGGGGGGGCACCTCATTTTTTGTCATCACGGAATTGAAAAAACAATTAAAAATATAA
- a CDS encoding type I restriction-modification system subunit M: MLTEKKTVTQIFDEMWKKIEALQGSANKHNYKYAVLYLFFLKYLDDKFQERREEIHKENGIRHIDNPSFYAAKGVPFLYKEARWDEMRGETGNILVHLDKVFKSIEEANIETFKGVFERNFFSSENARLDPTNVKSLINVITNLKSSEEEGDFLGKAYQYLLNRFSEKGDNSSAFYTPQTIVKLMVSLIEPFEGNIYDPCCGSGGMFVQTSEMVKELQFGNQKIRVHGQELKSDTYGLCKMNLAMRGIIDAELGEPSCTFNNDQHPDKKVDFVLANPPFNQSKWREDNTLLDDPRWNGYEVPPVSNANYAWILHIRDKLSQNGVAGVLLANKSLDATGKEEKIRRKLIENDLIEAIITLPRKTFYNTDIAVTLWIINRNKKSRELRAIQDQKRELRDRTNQILFIDARELGVVYEKSYVKLTEEDISLITKTFHSWRYVGYPEKYEDKDGFCKSVTLEELREKSPEYSLFPNTYISFKAPANDHDWNAEIKEITEQLTQILKESRELELKVEKILADPTNY; this comes from the coding sequence ATGTTGACAGAAAAGAAAACAGTAACTCAAATCTTTGATGAGATGTGAAAGAAAATTGAAGCACTTCAAGGCTCAGCAAATAAACATAACTATAAATATGCAGTTTTATATCTTTTTTTCCTGAAATATTTAGACGATAAATTTCAGGAAAGAAGAGAAGAAATCCATAAAGAAAATGGGATTAGACATATAGATAATCCTTCTTTCTATGCTGCAAAGGGAGTTCCCTTCCTTTATAAAGAAGCAAGATGAGATGAAATGAGGGGAGAAACAGGAAATATATTAGTTCATTTAGATAAGGTTTTTAAATCAATAGAGGAAGCAAACATTGAAACTTTTAAAGGAGTTTTTGAGAGAAACTTTTTTTCTTCAGAAAATGCCAGACTAGATCCAACAAATGTTAAGTCTCTGATTAATGTAATTACTAATTTAAAAAGTTCCGAAGAAGAAGGAGATTTCTTAGGAAAAGCATATCAATATCTTTTAAATAGATTTTCAGAAAAAGGAGACAATAGTAGCGCATTTTATACACCTCAAACAATAGTTAAATTAATGGTTTCATTAATTGAACCCTTTGAAGGTAATATTTATGACCCTTGTTGCGGATCCGGAGGAATGTTTGTTCAAACGTCTGAAATGGTAAAGGAACTTCAATTTGGTAATCAAAAAATAAGGGTACACGGTCAAGAGCTTAAGAGCGATACATACGGTCTTTGCAAGATGAATCTTGCAATGAGAGGGATCATAGATGCTGAACTAGGAGAACCTAGTTGTACCTTTAATAATGATCAACATCCTGACAAAAAGGTTGATTTTGTTTTAGCTAATCCACCTTTTAATCAAAGTAAGTGAAGGGAAGACAACACTCTATTAGATGATCCTAGGTGAAATGGGTATGAAGTTCCTCCTGTCTCTAATGCAAACTATGCATGAATACTTCACATAAGAGATAAATTATCACAAAATGGAGTTGCCGGAGTTCTTTTGGCCAATAAATCTTTAGATGCAACTGGAAAAGAAGAAAAGATTAGAAGGAAGTTAATAGAAAATGACTTAATTGAGGCAATAATTACTTTGCCTCGAAAAACTTTTTATAACACAGATATTGCAGTAACTCTTTGAATTATTAATAGAAATAAAAAATCTAGAGAATTAAGAGCAATCCAAGATCAAAAAAGAGAATTGAGAGATAGAACAAATCAAATACTATTTATTGATGCGAGAGAATTGGGAGTTGTATATGAAAAAAGTTACGTAAAGCTAACTGAAGAAGATATATCCTTAATAACTAAAACATTTCACTCATGAAGATATGTAGGATATCCAGAAAAATATGAAGATAAGGATGGATTCTGTAAAAGTGTTACTCTGGAAGAGTTAAGAGAAAAGAGTCCAGAATATTCCTTATTCCCAAATACTTATATTTCCTTTAAGGCTCCAGCAAATGATCACGATTGAAATGCTGAAATCAAGGAGATAACAGAACAATTAACTCAAATTCTCAAGGAATCTAGAGAACTTGAATTGAAAGTTGAGAAAATTCTAGCTGATCCAACAAACTACTAA
- a CDS encoding coiled-coil domain-containing protein: protein MALARLLITALGGVVVGGAAIGVGIREYLNKSSKLVTQETVKSLEKGLSEKDHLIVEQNNKIEQLEYELQESYKNLWEAESNKKLLEEKTKKLEQEKQALVQLKEQLKDLEKVNSEKEKLSQDVSRKNSEIEQKNKEIQQQKEKIAEKETELSALAKVKDEFEQLKRQNEELQRQSQNSQEVKELKEKLQKLEDFQKIYSELLKQANGDSSKLQALDQYMDSVKSFALYKRNTTVQLKANVADTLVKLKNSMNLFENNDLRVKELQTEIAKIEKWIPLLRENNS, encoded by the coding sequence ATGGCTCTTGCAAGACTCCTTATTACAGCTTTGGGGGGGGTTGTAGTTGGTGGAGCAGCTATTGGAGTTGGAATTAGAGAATATTTAAATAAGTCTTCTAAATTAGTTACACAAGAAACTGTAAAAAGCCTCGAGAAAGGATTATCTGAAAAAGATCATTTAATAGTAGAACAAAACAATAAGATAGAACAATTGGAATATGAATTACAGGAAAGTTACAAGAATTTATGAGAAGCTGAATCGAATAAGAAGTTACTAGAAGAGAAGACTAAAAAGTTAGAACAAGAAAAACAAGCTCTAGTTCAATTAAAGGAGCAACTAAAAGATCTTGAAAAAGTTAATAGTGAAAAAGAGAAATTAAGTCAAGATGTATCAAGAAAAAATAGTGAGATAGAACAAAAAAATAAGGAAATACAACAGCAAAAAGAAAAGATAGCTGAAAAAGAAACAGAATTAAGTGCACTTGCAAAAGTTAAGGATGAATTTGAACAACTTAAAAGACAAAACGAAGAATTGCAAAGACAGTCGCAAAACTCTCAAGAGGTAAAAGAATTAAAGGAAAAACTACAAAAATTAGAAGATTTCCAAAAAATTTATAGTGAATTATTGAAGCAGGCAAATGGAGATAGTAGTAAGCTTCAAGCACTTGATCAATATATGGACAGTGTGAAGAGTTTTGCACTTTACAAAAGAAACACAACTGTTCAATTAAAAGCAAATGTTGCTGATACTTTAGTTAAGTTAAAGAATTCAATGAATTTGTTCGAAAACAATGACTTAAGAGTTAAGGAATTACAAACAGAAATTGCAAAAATAGAGAAATGAATTCCTTTGCTTAGAGAAAATAATTCTTAA
- a CDS encoding DUF3713 domain-containing protein → MTSRLRKRILLLILPLIGGSIIGSIVATEYNGKIGSLKFQHSLKEQLDQFINSSSHNGDTKHLTPVSLITNLAKNPSSVPLLMRGFATQIAKSIFDESLYTKTKYAQVGKSLANHLKVLKAQTNGQISAKRKSAKRVKREWISDEEKYLSNLREFILGKIDLSSIDSYYQLKDHQFSSISTITGKALPFIGFLMAVWTSKYKAGHYVHEIIPYADKFQDSTKNLYSEKFKNINLPEKPDFHFPDFDPSKVEAFQQAIDLWSGGSKSWLDLIGPNKNNQKKVKEELKKKSTIQFISSSNTAQKNLALSYLTQTSSSEHDSSESSGGFSKIFTSLYKSFARNIFKSREDACKASNVGEGYEITKLSDLFLDLKKDPLKLFCITKNSSASAEFLIHRSSKDEKSKQNRIIFWRDDQGFNLFFPVKLEGGQKASELSKSKSSLIDEFKAYIKSNFSYLLLKYYLLIKGCLNGEKGEGTCCCTEIIKNLVAIWELSKKLTELNDNLKVWDNRNKNNSNLKMIDYSRGNNYLSKLGTISPNPPSFLKKLNYQADIKTISSSIKKHLSKIEEYFDCKKKEKNGSTLEAKQVSGEGENKDNKYWTFNGDKKKKEKKECMKRDVAEFLLEKIHSFYLLKKYLLLPISFDNIVQVYSNGTSTSSASNGDKVEQILSENYKKFFNLSAGGGRRKRETPTTSSNKLIDLLSKAIEREVIVSKLNNISDSFLYKLSAEESGSSGAKGSSSSKSEVIKDWLTMSNLLNKPLQAESTLEKSQLRILITSLYLLENSLKEYRELLRNIVKSEFFGSYAYSLSWNKFCTQKDETNPIDPIKGQGNGNGTTSFWTPINSSKDKKQETTEWDASNLDSRRCIRNVDRYSVSSIKKTSSGTETTANGQNIEMMGYKGSLTRGSQLQLPRDLYEKILDFLLKEGYIKWQNIESQVDLIKTNRQFADFITQLTKTKSSIGQAFELPDYKKLKEDLDDSKRVEALEWFGLDKKKELLKEFIKKHLFGNGSGGFVQTSSSTSTNGTNGNDKNSFQGLMWDDSKKENKTLKNYIFSTKEQNEGSAAVYLIQFTEEDLKDENSFLTFINSKLTPDMLIQDIVKKAQDVGLQSKAINHFLMRGTWSTGDKVFTLSSSDYYLKDQFSSIIL, encoded by the coding sequence ATGACTTCCCGATTAAGGAAGAGGATTTTACTTTTAATTCTTCCTTTAATTGGTGGTTCTATCATTGGTTCCATAGTAGCTACAGAGTACAATGGCAAGATTGGATCACTTAAATTTCAACACTCACTCAAAGAGCAATTAGATCAGTTCATTAATTCTAGCTCTCACAACGGGGATACAAAACACTTAACTCCCGTAAGTTTAATTACAAATTTAGCGAAAAATCCTAGCTCTGTTCCATTATTAATGAGAGGATTCGCAACTCAAATTGCTAAATCAATTTTTGATGAGAGCCTCTACACAAAAACTAAATATGCACAAGTAGGTAAGTCTTTAGCTAATCACTTAAAAGTACTTAAGGCTCAAACTAATGGACAAATCTCGGCAAAGAGAAAGAGTGCCAAGAGAGTAAAGAGAGAATGAATTTCGGATGAAGAAAAATATCTAAGTAACCTTAGAGAATTCATACTAGGAAAAATAGACCTTTCTAGTATTGATTCCTATTACCAACTTAAAGACCATCAATTTAGTTCTATTTCCACAATTACTGGAAAAGCTCTTCCATTTATTGGGTTTTTAATGGCAGTTTGAACAAGTAAATATAAAGCTGGACATTATGTTCATGAAATAATTCCTTATGCAGATAAGTTTCAAGATTCCACTAAAAATTTATATTCAGAAAAATTTAAGAATATAAATCTTCCCGAGAAGCCTGACTTTCATTTCCCCGACTTCGATCCCTCAAAGGTAGAAGCTTTTCAACAAGCTATTGATCTCTGATCTGGCGGAAGCAAGAGTTGATTGGATCTTATAGGACCAAATAAAAATAATCAAAAAAAAGTCAAAGAAGAGCTCAAGAAAAAAAGCACAATTCAATTTATTTCTAGCTCTAATACAGCTCAAAAAAATCTAGCTCTCTCATATTTAACTCAAACTTCTAGTTCTGAGCATGATTCGTCAGAATCTAGCGGAGGATTTTCGAAGATTTTCACCAGCCTGTATAAATCTTTTGCTAGAAACATATTTAAATCCAGAGAAGATGCTTGCAAAGCTTCTAATGTCGGGGAGGGTTATGAAATTACTAAATTATCTGACTTATTCTTAGATCTCAAGAAAGACCCATTAAAACTCTTCTGTATTACTAAAAATTCAAGTGCAAGTGCTGAATTTTTAATTCATCGATCTTCCAAAGATGAAAAGTCTAAACAAAACAGAATCATCTTCTGAAGAGATGATCAAGGTTTTAATCTCTTTTTCCCAGTTAAGTTAGAAGGTGGACAGAAAGCATCAGAACTTTCAAAGAGTAAAAGTTCACTAATTGATGAATTTAAAGCTTATATAAAGTCCAACTTCTCTTATCTATTACTCAAATACTACCTATTAATTAAAGGTTGCTTAAATGGAGAAAAGGGTGAAGGCACTTGTTGTTGTACAGAAATTATTAAAAACTTAGTGGCTATATGAGAGTTAAGTAAAAAACTTACAGAGTTAAACGACAATCTAAAAGTCTGAGATAACAGAAATAAAAATAACTCTAATCTAAAAATGATAGATTATTCCCGAGGGAATAATTATCTATCTAAATTAGGTACTATCTCCCCTAACCCTCCAAGTTTCCTCAAGAAACTTAATTATCAAGCAGATATAAAAACCATTAGTTCTTCAATCAAAAAACATTTATCAAAAATTGAAGAGTATTTTGATTGCAAGAAAAAGGAAAAAAATGGTTCCACTTTAGAAGCGAAGCAAGTGAGTGGAGAAGGGGAGAATAAAGATAATAAATACTGAACTTTTAATGGAGATAAGAAAAAGAAAGAGAAGAAGGAGTGCATGAAGCGGGATGTAGCAGAATTTTTACTAGAAAAAATTCATAGCTTTTATCTTCTTAAAAAATACTTACTACTTCCTATATCTTTTGATAATATTGTGCAAGTATATTCAAATGGAACAAGTACTTCTTCCGCATCTAATGGTGATAAGGTAGAACAAATACTGTCAGAAAATTACAAGAAATTTTTCAATTTATCAGCTGGGGGGGGCAGAAGAAAAAGAGAGACTCCCACGACAAGTAGTAATAAATTAATTGATCTCTTATCAAAGGCTATTGAAAGAGAAGTAATAGTGTCAAAACTCAATAACATTTCCGATAGTTTTCTATATAAACTATCTGCAGAAGAGTCAGGCAGTTCAGGTGCCAAGGGCAGTTCTTCTTCTAAATCTGAAGTTATTAAAGATTGATTAACAATGAGCAATTTATTAAATAAGCCTTTGCAGGCGGAGAGTACATTAGAAAAATCTCAACTGAGAATATTGATTACTTCCCTGTATTTATTAGAAAACTCGCTAAAAGAATATAGAGAGTTACTAAGAAATATTGTTAAGAGTGAATTCTTTGGAAGTTATGCTTATTCCTTAAGTTGAAATAAATTCTGTACACAAAAAGATGAAACAAATCCTATTGACCCTATTAAGGGTCAAGGAAATGGAAATGGAACAACTAGCTTCTGAACTCCAATAAATTCATCCAAAGATAAAAAACAAGAAACTACAGAATGAGATGCTAGCAATTTAGATTCCAGAAGATGTATTAGGAATGTTGATAGATATTCAGTTTCATCTATCAAAAAAACTTCTTCAGGAACAGAAACAACTGCAAACGGACAGAATATTGAGATGATGGGATATAAGGGATCTTTAACTAGAGGCTCTCAATTACAACTTCCAAGAGATCTTTATGAAAAAATACTTGATTTTTTACTTAAAGAAGGTTATATAAAGTGACAAAATATTGAATCTCAAGTGGACTTAATCAAAACTAATAGACAATTTGCTGACTTTATTACACAATTAACCAAAACTAAGAGCTCTATAGGTCAAGCTTTTGAATTACCAGACTATAAAAAGCTTAAAGAGGATCTAGATGACTCCAAAAGAGTTGAAGCCTTAGAGTGATTTGGTCTAGATAAAAAGAAAGAATTATTAAAAGAATTCATTAAAAAACACTTATTTGGAAATGGCTCAGGTGGCTTTGTACAAACAAGTAGTAGTACATCTACCAATGGAACAAATGGAAATGATAAGAATAGTTTTCAAGGTTTAATGTGAGATGATTCTAAAAAAGAAAATAAAACCTTAAAAAACTATATTTTTAGCACTAAAGAACAAAACGAAGGATCAGCGGCTGTATATCTCATTCAATTTACTGAAGAAGATTTAAAAGATGAAAATAGTTTTTTAACTTTTATAAATTCAAAATTGACTCCAGATATGCTAATTCAAGATATAGTTAAAAAAGCTCAAGATGTTGGACTACAATCCAAAGCTATTAATCACTTTTTAATGAGAGGAACTTGATCTACTGGAGATAAAGTATTCACTTTAAGCTCCAGTGATTACTACCTAAAAGATCAATTCTCCTCCATTATTCTTTAA